A single genomic interval of Spinacia oleracea cultivar Varoflay chromosome 6, BTI_SOV_V1, whole genome shotgun sequence harbors:
- the LOC130462997 gene encoding protein FAR1-RELATED SEQUENCE 5-like, producing the protein MDSNNQYAFMGGPVTLPSKHDQLSDGDVVAKSDKYSKNCITKDEDRGIEDIEHVPNMNEIHSKLPNETIPNIGMEFASEDMAYDFYRKYSRVIGFGIRLSAREKDKRAPYVKKHRALTRVGCNAMIKISSRISGRFRIINSGITPKASMELMSRKAGGRENLGFLRVDCNNYLKKKRDQEMKVGDTGGVLEYLQRKQIEDPKFFYAIQVDADDLITNIFWADARMMSDYHYFGDVVCFDTTYKKNKEGRPFAMFVGVNHYKQTTIFGAALLYDETTETFRWLFNTFVKAMNRKKPKTVLTDQDEAMANALDVEWPETYHRLCVWHMYQNAAKHLHHVFEEFKSFAKDFCSCVYD; encoded by the exons ATGGATTCTAATAATCAATACGCATTCATGGGAGGTCCTGTCACTTTACCATCTAAG CATGACCAATTGAGTGACGGTGATGTAGTAGCTAAGTCAGATAAGTATTCCAAAAATTGCATAACAAAAGACGAAGATAGAGGTATCGAAGATATTGAGCATGTGCCTAATATGAATGAAATTCACTCAAAACTACCAAATGAAACAATTCCAAACATAGGAATGGAGTTTGCATCAGAAGATATGGCTTATGATTTTTACAGAAAATACTCTAGAGTTATTGGGTTTGGGATCCGATTAA GTGCTAGGGAGAAGGATAAGAGGGCCCCATATGTGAAGAAACACCGAGCTTTAACAAGAGTTGGGTGTAATGCAATGATCAAAATAAGTAGTCGAATAAGTGGAAGATTTCGTATCATTAA CTCCGGTATTACTCCGAAAGCAAGTATGGAATTGATGAGTCGAAAGGCCGGTGGGAGAGAAAATCTAGGTTTTTTGCGTGTAGATTGCAATaattatttgaagaaaaaaagagaTCAAGAAATGAAAGTTGGAGATACTGGAGGGGTGCTCGAGTACTTGCAACGAAAGCAAATTGAAGATCCCAAGTTTTTTTATGCCATACAAGTTGACGCCGATGATCTAATTACAAATATTTTTTGGGCAGATGCAAGAATGATGTCTGATTATCACTACTTTGGAGATGTTGTTTGTTTTGATACAACttacaagaaaaataaagaaggtCGTCCATTTGCTATGTTTGTCGGAGTTAATCACTATAAGCAAACCACTATTTTTGGGGCAGCTTTATTATATGATGAGACAACAGAAACTTTTAGGTGGTTATTTAACACATTTGTGAAGGCAATGAATAGAAAGAAGCCAAAAACTGTGTTAACCGATCAAGATGAAGCAATGGCAAATGCATTAGATGTAGAATGGCCGGAAACATATCACCGTCTATGTGTTTGGCACATGTACCAGAATGCCGCAAAACATCTTCACCATGTATTTGAGGAGTTTAAAAGTTTTGCCAAGGATTTTTGTTCTTGTGTTTATGACTGA
- the LOC110792296 gene encoding protein FAR1-RELATED SEQUENCE 1-like — protein sequence MSSTQRSESMNAQIKRYISYKNHLCQFFEHFERLLDDRRYDENVADFKTKHSSPALPYPVRILKHASTVYTAEVFELFQCQVWKAWDCIIEEEDVVGTTSRYKVFPPRKKIDHFVTFDSEAATISCSCRKFEFVGILCSHALKVLCSKNVHMIPDQYILKRWKKDAKVETLQEHTVSSPKVDEKICYRIRFQELGKLYNHFAGVAAECQETYKFALEVHQKSLAQVEAYLKKLICGAPEDIGEDGLDGGENGHIDQSDISTVRGVKSRAGRVSRGRGRGNGRNNGSARFKSCLDKGGARKKHCTKDQLTGTTPLTQMDYTTPMTQEDYVTLLEAYSMTQMGYTITPFSHEHHGATLGTGSLTQLLNVSIYIFTLLYNTMVFKEENISNYVMILLKEQMFRTGAKEPYNNGENRHLF from the exons ATGAGCTCAACACAGCGTAGCGAAAGTATGAATGCTCAAATAAAGAGATATATTAGCTACAAAAATCATTTGTGTCAATTTTTTGAGCATTTTGAGCGTCTTCTTGATGATAGGCGCTATGACGAAAATGTGGCCgatttcaagacaaaacatagCTCTCCGGCTCTTCCATATCCCGTGCGAATTTTAAAGCATGCATCAACCGTCTACACCGCAGAAGTATTTGAATTATTCCAATGTCAAGTTTGGAAAGCATGGGATTGTATAATAGAAGAAGAGGACGTTGTTGGAACAACTTCCAGGTATAAAGTTTTCCCCCCAAGAAAAAAAATCGATCATTTTGTCACATTTGACTCAGAAGCTGCTACTATTTCTTGTAGTTGtagaaaatttgaatttgtagGGATATTATGTTCTCATGCCTTAAAGGTTCTTTGCTCAAAAAATGTTCACATGATCCCTGATCAATATATACTGAAAAGATGGAAAAAAGATGCAAAAGTTGAAACCTTACAAGAACATACGGTGTCATCTCCAAAAGTAGATGAAAAAATATGCTATAGGATACGGTTTCAAGAACTGGGTAAGTTATATAACCACTTTGCCGGTGTTGCTGCCGAGTGTCAAGAGACATATAAATTTGCTTTGGAGGTGCATCAAAAATCACTTGCTCAAGTAGAAGCATATCTTAAAAAGTTAATTTGTGGAGCTCCGGAAGATATTGGTGAAGATGGTCTAGATGGTGGAGAAAATGGTCACATTGACCAATCTGATATCTCGACAGTGAGAGGAGTAAAATCTAGAGCCGGTAGAGTAAGCAGAGGACGTGGAAGGGGAAACGGCCGCAATAATGGATCTGCTCGTTTCAAGAGTTGCTTAGATAAAGGTGGTGCTCGTAAAAAACATTGCACAAAAGATCAG CTTACAGGAACAACCCCTCTAACACAAATGGATTATACTACCCCTATGACACAAGAAGATTATGTTACTTTGCTAGAAGCTTACTCTATGACGCAAATGGGCTATACTATAACCCCTTTCTCACATGAGCATCATGGTGCCACCCTTGGCACCGGAAGTTTAACTCAACTATTAAATgtaagtatatatatatttacattACTTTATAATACAATGGTGTTTAAGGAAGAAAACATATCTAATTATGTAATGATTCTTTTAAAGGAACAAATGTTCAGAACTGGAGCCAAAGAACCATATAATAACGGCGAAAATCGCCATCTTTTTTAG